In Castanea sativa cultivar Marrone di Chiusa Pesio chromosome 6, ASM4071231v1, a single window of DNA contains:
- the LOC142638773 gene encoding RING-H2 finger protein ATL64-like — protein MGTGMNLITTIIGFGMSATFIVFVCTRIICGRLRRVESRPMFEIESRIDLEQPEPRAGGLEQGLVAAIPTMRFNREAFSSMEDPQCSICLAEYQEKEVLRIMPKCSHTFHLSCIDVWLRRQSTCPVCRLPLQDSLRPKPMRPLMFDITQPFDNSDASMDHFEQWLLPGSVHSEGNASNQAHVVSVSVNPPEPTVSGEEERRH, from the exons ATGGGTACAGGTATGAATTTGATTACCACTATTATTGGGTTTGGGATGAGTGCAACATTTATTGTATTTGTCTGCACAAGAATAATCTGTGGGAGGCTCCGCAGGGTTGAATCGCGACCCATGTTCGAGATTGAATCAAGGATTGATCTTGAACAG CCAGAGCCTCGGGCTGGTGGCCTCGAACAAGGTTTGGTTGCTGCAATCCCTACAATGAGGTTCAACCGTGAGGCTTTCAGTTCTATGGAAGATCCACA GTGCTCAATATGTTTGGCGGAGTACCAAGAGAAAGAAGTATTACGAATAATGCCCAAATGCAGCCACACTTTTCATCTCTCTTGCATTGATGTGTGGCTAAGAAGGCAGTCCACTTGTCCTGTCTGTCGTCTACCTTTACAAGACTCTCTTAGACCGAAACCTATGAGGCCACTTATGTTTGATATAACTCAGCCTTTTGATAATTCTGACGCCTCTATGGACCATTTTGAGCAATGGCTGCTACCAGGCTCTGTTCATTCAGAAGGGAATGCAAGTAATCAAGCACATGTTGTATCTGTTTCTGTCAATCCCCCAGAACCAACAGTTTctggagaagaagaaagaagacattga
- the LOC142640204 gene encoding putative xyloglucan endotransglucosylase/hydrolase protein 27 has product MADPALHPETQPLKQIAIDYTPEACTHCPNSNTITLTFDHRGGARWRTTTRFLYGTFSALIQCPTGNTDGLNFNLYLSSLEGDKSQDEIDFEFLGKDKTIVQTNYYTTGTGNRESIHQLGFDCSDGFHEYVIKWGPGEIVWLIDGKVVRKVERKEGEGFPEKPMFLYSSVWDASYIDEGRWTGKYVGCDAPYVCVYKDIHVPTETALECSCDS; this is encoded by the coding sequence ATGGCTGATCCAGCTCTTCATCCAGAAACCCAACCCCTGAAACAAATCGCCATCGACTACACCCCAGAAGCGTGCACGCATTGCCCCAACTCCAACACCATCACCCTCACCTTCGACCACCGCGGTGGCGCTAGGTGGCGCACCACCACTCGCTTCCTCTACGGCACCTTCAGCGCCCTCATTCAGTGTCCAACAGGGAACACCGATGGCCTCAACTTCAACCTCTACCTCTCCTCCTTAGAGGGTGACAAGTCACAGGACGAGATCGACTTCGAGTTCTTGGGCAAAGACAAAACCATTGTTCAAACTAACTATTACACCACTGGCACTGGCAACAGAGAGAGCATTCACCAACTGGGTTTTGATTGCTCTGATGGGTTCCATGAGTATGTCATCAAGTGGGGCCCTGGTGAGATCGTGTGGCTGATTGATGGGAAGGTTGTGAGGAAGGTGGAGAGGAAAGAGGGTGAGGGCTTTCCTGAAAAGCCTATGTTTTTGTATTCTTCGGTTTGGGATGCTAGCTATATTGATGAGGGAAGGTGGACTGGGAAGTATGTGGGTTGTGATGCACCTTATGTTTGTGTTTATAAGGATATTCATGTGCCAACAGAGACTGCTCTGGAGTGTTCTTGTGATTCCTGA